The DNA segment TCGGATACATCAGCACCACCGCCATACTCTGGTGCAATGTAGCAAACAGTTCCTCTCATACTTGGCGTGCTACTAATACCACCACTCTTCGGTATCTCCCCACTAACAGAATCAAAACTATTCTTCCTTGCTCGCCAAAGCTCACCGCTGATTCCATCCAACCACCAGTCCATGCTTCCCCTACTACCCCTGCTTCTACTCCTGCTCCGGCTCCTTTTCTTCTTCCCATCAGCATACCGCTCATCATCTCTCGGCCACCCACTCTCGTTATAACAATCATCACTCatggacccttgagcttgtttcttctttttcttcttctttttcttcctctCCAACTCTTCACAGTATTCCTCCTTCCACCACTCCCTTGCAGGCCTTCTCCTCTCTTTCTTCACACTCTTTTCATCATCTAACGAGACCCACCAGTCCAACTGCCTacgtttcttcttcttcttttccattTTCCCCACAACCCTAGAACTCGATGATGCCCCACCAATCCAGTCACTTTTCGGCCtctccttcttgatctcattcccGATCCACTCCATCACATAATCCTTAACCTTGCCTGATTCCACATCCACCCCTGTATCTTGCTTCCACCACCAATCTTTCCCTGAAAcgctcttctttttcttcttcttccacctACTCCTCTCACCTCCACTGTCAGCGCTAAACCTATCAAAGTTCCCCTCAGAGACACTAGTCTTATCCAATCCGTTGGAAGGCGAAGCCATTTCAGCCACTGTCCTAGGAGACACCACAGGGGCTGCTTCCATCTCCAGTGACATCTCAACCACAGACACCGCTTCAGGCGAAGCCTCAACCCTAACAATCACACTTTCAGGTGTGCTATCAGCACCAACCAGATTATGTGCATTACTACCTTCCTCGAACCCGGTCGTGGTGATAACACTCTCCGTCTCCTCCATCACAGATCCATTATCATCAACCAAACTGCCCTCCTTTTTCACCTCACCTTCCACAATAACATTATCCTCGGCCTTGAACCTCGCTAACCCAAAATCACCAATCCTAGCATTAAAACTAGCATCTAAAAGAATATTACTGGGCTTAATATCGCCATGAATAATCGGCGGATCGCAATAATGGTGCAGATACTCCAACCCCTTTGCTATATTGAGAGCAATCATAAACCTCTTATCCCAATTTTTCAACTCCTCACTCTTCTTATGAAAAAGGCAATCTTGCAAGCTACCGCTCTCCATAAGCTCATAAACCAAAAGCATCCGACGTTTCTTGGGACTCGACGAGAAACCCACAACGGAAACAACGTATTTACAGTCGATCTTGGAAGAAAAAAGCAATTCATTCTGAAACTCACGCTCACCTTGCAAAGACCCGGAATCCATGAGCTTGACGGCGCCGTGGGAGAGAGTAAAGCCCGAATCTTTAGCGAAGTTGTAGCCCTGCTTGAAGTCGGCGCGGTAGACGGAGCCGAAACCGCCTTGCCCGAGGCGGAGGGAGGGCGAGAAATTGGAAGTGGCGCGGCGGAGGAGGGAGTAGGAGAGGCGGAGAGGGGGTTTCTTGGAGTCGGTGTCGGAGGCGGAAGGGGCGGTGCGTTTCTTGCTAATCCTGCGGAAGCAGAGGATCAGGAGGAGGAGGCAGGAAAAGGCAGCCGTCAAGCCGCCGGCGAGGGGCGGCAGGATGTGGTGGGACGCCGGCGGCGGAGACAGGAGGCGGCGGGAGGGCATATTGGTAATTTCGGCAAAAAGGGGTTGAGGGAGTTTTTAATGAAAACAACTCATTAACAGTGTATAAGAGAGCAGCAAAAAATGGAGCAGTTGATTGAGGGAATTGAGATAGATACAGCTTAATTGTATCTATAATTTTAAagctttttctctctttttgcTCTAACACTTGTGTTACGTTTCTGGCCGTTGGATTTATTATTACACTTTcttttactactatttattttaacggtactattttatttccttATACCTCTGCAGCtctacttatttaatttcttttccttattataaaatttagacACTGAGAGAACACTATCATGGCATTTTATTTGACTTCATCAAGTCatttttaaattgtaaaaactttcctttttttgaGTGAAAAGACTCAGTAACCCTAGCTCATCGAACAAAAAAACAACtgattataattaaaaaaaaaatctgccTCAACAAAATATCTAAAGTATTGACAATTTAATCCAACAAAATATAACTCAAATTCAAAAATACTCTTACCATTTATTATGCTACAGTATTTATTGTCATCGGTACTAGCTggtatataaaataaaacaatagagTGGATAAAAATCGACATTTCCCGGGTTCTAATGTCTACACTTTTTGAGGCATCGTTGAGTAAATTAGggcatccactacgcggcgcGCCACCATCCCGCGTTCCGTTGCGGAGGGACGGAACgctcgcgcgacgcgttgcgacACGCCGTCCCGTCCCGCGGCTCGTGCCTGCTAGACACGGGACGGGCTGTCACGCCACCCGCcgtggcgacgtggcgcgcccctgcgccatgcgtgacgctcACTCGCAGGCCAGCGAGTGGgtgtcgtcacgctgacgcaataaatcatttttttaaaaaaaatcaaattttaaaaaaaatactttttatttataaaaattgtttttatatttaaaaacaatttttacaaataaataaataaatacaagaaatttGTAATAACCCACATATATTttatgggcttgcgaatttatgaaactcattcttggttgcttttcttttatagagacaaccttgaatgttttatgttccactttcgatgtgggacaaagtcattcttggttgcttctcttttatagagaaaaccttaaatgttttatgtttcactttcgatttgggataaaatcattcttggttgtttttcttttatagagacatccttgaatgttttatgtttcactttcgatgtggaacaaaatcattcttggttgtttctctttttatagagacatccaagaatgattttgtctcacgtcgaaagtgaaacataaaacattcaaggatgtccatataaaattgtattttaaattatgtcatttttatttttttaagattttaattatgttttttttttaaaatttaagttgtatttttattttatgttgtaatgttattttaattttaatgaggtgtgtttgttttaattgaattgtgttggaaatataaataaaaaatgaaattgaatgaatagtaatttaagggacgattaaggaatggagcgttgcaggttctgtcccttagttaagggatggagtaaaaaagtacagtggggcccttaAATAGTAGTTTAAAGGACGATTAAGAAACGGTAtggagacagcgtagtggatgggcTTATGAGATTCTTGATATAGTGTTACGATCGTTACTGACTGTGCAATTCAAGAATTTATAATGACTTTAAATaatcaatataaaattatacttgagggataatcatgagataattagttaTACTTTAAACCCTCTAACCGAACCGAATACCCGGTTAACCGAAATCAAAAGAAACCGAAATTGAAGcaccggaaccgaaaccgaattggcctcggttcggttcggttcctaACCGAATAGGGTCGGTTCGGTTCCAATtaaccgaaccggaaccgaatttaaaaaaaaaaaattttttgcaGTTCATGGGGATCGATCCCTGGACATTTCATACGAAAAATTCCCAGCCTAGCCACCACTTGCGCTATATTGCGTTTTTGGTATTTAATCGGTTTTTCGATCCTAAATTCGGTCACACCGATCGGTTATCGGTTCTAACCGATAACCGATCAACACTTGAAGATGGGAACCGAAATTAACCGATAACCGAGATGGggcggttctcggttaaccgagaaccgaggTGTTCGGTTCGGTCATCGGTTAACCGACTAACCGATGACCGAATTATCAGCCCTACATCTAGAGTTAAATTGtaggattgaatctcatgaactaaacacactacaaatttcatcccggatacaatcttgcaaaccgaaacCCCTTTTACAAACTATAGCATCCAATGAAAAAGTGTTCAAAGAAATAGGCAAGATAGGTGAGGAGCAGGTTGTATTACTTTGTTGGTTTCCTTAATCGTTGTAAATTGCATGTTTATAATAATGAAATGTTGTTGGTAGGTATCCATAAGTTAATTTATCAGACATGACAGTGGCCATGTAATGAGTTGGTGGTTATTAGTATATCATAGAATAAATATTCAATTGGGTGGACTACTGATATTTATAAGCTGTTATTTTCAGTTCCTGAGTAGGTAAGAAATGGAAATTATTACCCTAGAAAATATTGTTCCGGAAATAGTGTTTAGTATTTTTACTTTAATTCTATTTCCTTTTCTTATTGTAATTATTTCATGTTCAACATCACTGTACTAGAGTTCAGTTCTACTCTTTTAACGATAGTAattatagtactcctactacagtatattgttatttttattttgaaacgGTTTAACATAATCGGGATTTCATTTTGAGTTAATCAGAATCAAGTGATGTAAAATATCCTTGAAAGAGTTTTTGTTTATCTAAAatatgtatttatatatttcttAGCGTTTtttaattaggaaaaaaaatGGATGAGATTGATCCTAACCCTTTTCTTACAAAGAAAACATCCATCGGCTTTCGTGTTTAGGTATCTCTAACATGTTTTTTAATCAAGGATAAATTAATGTGTTAACCGACGACTCAATTAGTCACTTCATTTTGTAAATAGAGAAcacaaaaactgaaaaaacaCAAATTGGTAAGACAGCAAAATTCATggaaatgttattttatttgttttcatacttaataaatactattaagttcaaactcaatttattaattattaatatacatCTTCAAACGTACTTACAAGTTTTACCATTTTAATTCCTGGTCATAATTTATTCTCTGCATCAGTTTTCCAAAAATGATTaatgaaaaagaataaaaaaaagtgaaagtaTTCCTGGGAATAGTTAAAATAAAGTAGTTCAGAAATCTTATGAAACAAGTTTTAGTAAAGGGAGAAAAAGGTGTATAAAAgatgaaagaagaaaaaagagaaaacagGTTGGGATTGACCAAGATGCCATAGCAATAATAATAATCCATTGAAACTTTTCGATGAAATTCTTTTGTATTTCCCAGTCgcttttatcttcatttttttctttttggatgGAAGCTGCGCCATCATATTAGCTGTCACATAAGTCATCATAACtgtatagaaataaaaataaaaggttaCATCCCAAAAATCAAGGTTGATACTTATTTCTCATGATAGACCAAATTAAAAGTGATACATTAACATCATTCGCAATAATGTTTGTTTTTATGTGGTTTCCTGTCAAATTCTTAATCTCTGTGTTAATGGCCGACTTATCCATTTTAAAAAGAACTTTTAACTTATGTAATAATGTAGGCACAACTTGTGTTAGTACTATTTGTTTTCACTCTACACAAAAGAGTtagtggagtataatttttcttGTAACTCACCCTCTGAAATCAATTGCGCTACAAAGAGTTATAATTGTTCTTGCAACTCACCCTCTGAAATCAATTGCGCTACTCATCTCGGCAAATTATAATTGTATCCATTATCATTGTGTAAATAGTCAAATTCATTTCACCATCTGTACCCTTTTACAAACCCAAAACAAACTTGAAAGTCAAATGCAAAAGCTCGAATTCGGCCATATTGAGGATATCTCCAAATTAATAGCTCAATACCAGGTCATGCACTACTAGAATTGTGAATTCCTTATTTTTCGTCTGGCAGCGTAGTTGGTTATAGAGGGGCAGATTTGCAAGAATGGTCAAAGATCGATTCTCACTACTGCCGTGTAGTTGCAACACTTCTCAAGCTCAACACAGGCCATGCACTACTAGAATTGcgaattctttatttttttgtgaGCAAGGGCAGCGCAGTTGGTTCAAGAGGGGGCAGATTTGCAAGAATAGCCAAAGATCGGTTATCATTACTGCGTGTAGTTGCAACACCTTTCaagcacaagtgtgaggccttgggaggtGGGCTTCTGACAGGACAAGTGGGTTACGCCCTCCCCCTTAGCGAGTCACTACATATCCTGATTGAACACTCCTCACAATAATGTCGGAACGGAACCTTAGAATTTGGGGTTCAACCTTTTTGCACGAATTGCAAATTCTAAATAAATATTGACGCATAAAAAAGGGAACTAAACGTCCAGAGAAATATTTCACGTGGCAGGACATTGATGGTgaacaatgttttaaaaaccgaacCGGTAAGCAAACCGGTGAAGCTACCGGTTCATGGTTCAACCGGTCGGACCGGTTTAATCACTGGTCGAACTGTTTTACTGTTACAAATATAtaataattcaatatataatgcaaaatatGGTGTCCAAtttaataaatgataaaatatgatCAATAATGTATCACAAAAACATTCCATCttacatttaaaaataaataaagcttatattaattcaaaaaaCTAAAGTGGTAGAATAATATTATAAGGAATACAAATTATAATTAGTTTACACAAAAATATACTTTAATATCAATAGTTAggctacataaattaaatatatactataaaaatgcatatttaataactaataaactataataaatatatatatcgaAAAATTGAACCTTATAATATAAGGATAGTAATTAATATATTAGTAACTAGTAAAGTatagataaaattaaatatgatcaTTATATGTATCAAAAtgaataattacataaaaatataaaacaaatgaattattagtttctttaaataaaaatattaaaattatatgtaTAACAATATTTAATGTTCTTATATTTTCATGTGGGGCTTGTGGTAGAGTGGTTAAGCTCTTCTTAATTGGAGTAGATGTCATGAGTTCAAGTCCTTCCAATaacaagtttttaaaattttgaacacAAAACAGTAAAAACCGGTTTCCGGCTGGTTCAAACGGTTCGGGGCGGCTCAACCTCACACTGGTTTAAATATGtaaaccggaccggaccaccTACCTGTTCACGGTCGAactccggtccggtttttaaaacactgaTGGTGAACGAATATTCATGGGGtataaaaaatcatcaattttttaaaatcagttTCACTTAGGATAAATTTGTCATATACACAATAGTTTGCtatgtttataatattatttgtacTTACTGATGTGAGTTATCTTCGTCCTTAGAAAATCACTATTTTTCGTTAGTACCGTACACTCCAACAAATCACAGTCGATCGCCGACGAAATGTCTGTTTGAATATGAGTGGAGAAATAATCAAAGGATAAAAATTGTCCAAAATCTGAATTTGTgagttattaattaaatactgaTTAAGttttgattaaataaaaaccTTTCAGATTtgtaaattaatactcctactaaatATATTTTGCGTCCCAATATAGATGTTACACTTGGATTATGATGAgatttagaaaataataatacttCACATAATGGACTTGGTAGCTTGTAGTTTTGACAAGGTAACCTCCACACGTTGACAAATAGATATATTGTTTTTTTAGAATATATGTGTACATTATATAGTGAAAAAAACAAAGCTGCATAGCCAAAGTCATATTTGTAAGGATTTACTTATAGGAATAATGATCCTAACGAGAACTGAGAGCACACGTTGtagcaaaaaataatgaaacaaaAGTAACTGAGAGCTTAAGATGAGAAAAAGtgttttatttctttaattctCAATGACTCGATCTATGGGGCTTCTATAGTATTTATAGAGAACCCGAAAAGACTCAATTCTAAAAGGAAAAGGAACGACAAAAATAAGGAAACAAATCAATCAAAAATAAGGaaacaaatgaaaaagaaaTCAAAAGAAATCTATCTCTAATGGCTGACATAGTCCCGATACTTGGTAGGTCGGGACGCGGCTCTCCTTGGTCGGTCTTTCCTTGTCCCCCTCGTCTTTGGTCTGCCTCTTGCCTTTAATCCCTTCTCCTTGTCTAACTCAGACGTGTCGTGGTGCAAGGGTTCATGCACTTCATCGTCGACGTTCTCGCAGGTCGTATCATTTACTGATCTTAGACAACAAATACATTTGGATCTTAATGAAATTAGGATAGTAAATTAATCACGAGTGATGACCTTCAACCATTATATAGATACTGACTCTATGTAAGTGgtatgtgatcaattgctaactcatcccTTAATGGttaactataactaatttaagatcataggattttagaaatttagtagtctaaaatttgccacgtgtaatttttgtttttattaattaaatcgaaaaagataaaaaaaaaactaccaaattagggttttggatgaaaatgtcaacgCATTGCTTTAAAAATGATATTCTACATATACTATATTGACATATTGTATATACTATGTTAACATTTGTTGCtatacgaaaaaattgaaaatttttgaaatttttgtcaaattttgacatcggaaaaTATGCAAGTGatatctcgttagaatccttatgaaattatctttaatttgatatatgttgtgcgaaaaaataaattaaatcgagaaagttatatgcgttttaaagttatgtaatatttttcaaaagttagttacaactaatttgttgtaaattgatcTTAATatccttattgacgttttttatcgagacccttgatttgaatacctaattactattatttaattgtagttagcatttaaatattgagttagcaatataagaCGGTGCAATGTAAGTAGATAGGTAGGTAGACATACAATTAGATAGCTTTCTATAAAGTAGAACGCATGCTTTTGTTTTTCTAGATGGAAATATTCAATGGAACATGACATTGACCACAATTACGAAATACTACAAATATTACAACCTACAAGAACACATGAATATTCTATTTAAAACATTTGAAACTGAAGTATCACACACTATTAACAACAAAACATCTTAATTTGACTATTATCAATATAATAAATGGCCGACATAGTCCTTTAATTTGTTGCAATGGCGAATTCTATATTTAGCAATTAGACCgttcatttaaattcaattttttaatgtaatattttatttatatataaggGACATTTATGGAGAATGGGTCGATAACAAGATTTACATGACGTTGttgaattaaaaattaaaaattaaaaattatggaTCCCCATGATAGTACCATCTATTCATGAAAATGGTTTCCGCCTAACACTACGTACTCtaaagattaattaattaataaaaattaatttatttccaACGAGCCACTAAAGAAAGACAATCAATTGGTGGTTGCGCTGAAACACATGGATTCGACAAAATGCCACTTGTGAAATTCAGTTAGATCCGTTTTCTATGTcggaattaaaattaaaattggaattggaattggaattggaattgagaTTGAAATCGGAATGTGTTTAATatcataataatatttaattttagaattgaattataatttcaaatctCTCCATTTCACAATTTGAATTGCACGTACATAGAATAGATTGAAATTCCAAATCGTTATTAGATACATTCAATGCATTTATCCATAGAACACACAATGCACTTACACATATACACGCATACATAAAATAGACACAATGCACACACTGTACATACACTGCATGTTATGTGTATGCAtaaatttttcaaattcaatttcatattaattattattttatttttaccaaaCGTCGAATTTAATTAGAATACAATTCATTCAAATTCTCTTCCATAAATTTCTAATTCCAATTTGATTTACCAAACGGACCCTTAAAGTTTGAGTTTTAGAAATTCAATTTGTATTATTTGCCATGCAAGAATAAAAAGGGTTATAAATTGTCAAATCTTATACTCAAATAACGACATCTAAATGTACCAATTTCACATCAATTTTGGCCAAGAAATAGCTTGAATTATTATTCCGCTGTTAAAATGCGAATTTTTTGTAATGTCATGTCAGTCAATATAAAGACCCCTGTATTTtcaaataattgaataaatgaaATCACTTTTAAACTTTAGCCCATTTTCGTTTATATAGTTAGTTAGTATTATTACTTTCAGTAGACATatttatatactctctccgtcccataaaaatatatgcaatgAATATGGCAtgggaattaagacaaaattgataaagtaagagagatgagaataatgatatggtaaagtaagataaatgaggaaaatagtagttaaagtagtgttagtgagacttacattattaaattgatatgactttccaaaaatggaatgcacatatttttatgggacaaacgaaaatggaaagtgcacatatttttatgggacgggggagtatttaTTAGTAAAGTAGTAATGGATAAAAATTTGAGAATTTTAGAATTCACATAAAAAGATGTGTATTCAGCAAACGTATGCTAAGAGAACATACTATTACCAATATCTTAAGCCTAAATAAATGCTCCGTATATATTATTATTCCAATTTTTATAATCAACCTTATATGTTTATAGACAtaatattttattgatatatCCAGCTCTTACATTGTGTGGAATGAAAAGTGAGTTTTGATTAAATAAATGTTGAATAGTGAATGAAAATGAGATGGCATGTGGGGCTTGCTTGGACTAATAATAGTATCAATCTTtgatttcataaaaaatatagtCAATCAGTCCCCACATGCTTTCCCAACATCAAAGTCGGCAATCAAATATTAGTACTAAAGCCACGTGGGGGACTACCCACGCTCTTGTCTTTTTCTTACTAAAACTTCACCTAATCAATACGGATTATATCATTGTTTGCCGCTAATACGAAATTACCAGATGGAAGCAGAAGTATTTTGATTGTGAATTTTATTCTTCGTCGTCCCTAATTCCAAATAACTTTGAGAATAATTCCATTGGACTTATGCATATTTCTAATAGTATACCTAGAaatttttgcaaaaataaagaaatatcaCTTTATATAATACTTTTAAGTAAAGTATAGGGAAGTGGTGGTGGGCAATAGTTTCACCAATGATCATAACTCAACAACAACTATGTGCAAACGATAATACTCCCAACCAGTTTAAATTGAGTGGGTCATATAATGCACGTATAATTCTAAATTGAATGACTTATACATTTTATACTAGATTAAATTGAGTGGGTTATAATATGCACGTATTATTCAAAATGTATAGTTGAAGGTCAATTCTACAAActgcaaaataaattttaattcacTACTGGGCTGTACATGCGCGTGATGAAAATATAGTTGATTGGGCCTTACCACAGCTCAAATAGAAGTTTCACTGTATTTCACCAACCAGTCCAATGAGTAAAAGCCCAACACTCATAATgattaatcaaaataattgCAAATAACCTTCTTTACTTAAATCAAATGGAGTACTAAAAAACGAATTATTTACTCTAATTTCACAATTTAAGACTGTATAATGAACTAAAATTTTAAGCATGAAAGATCTAACATATAAACATTAGTATATTGTATACATCCGCCATTTGTAGTCCTACCTACTATAATGATTTAGTTCAATATGAGAAAAGTAATGATTTTTGCGAAGTAGAGTTTTTCTACATGAGTCGTATGTACACATCCTACTtatcaacaagatttataattgtTCACATTCTTTCCAAGATACTATGAATTGATAGGTGTGTCAAACTCATAAGTAACGGTAGTATCCGTTCTATATGTCTACATTTAGAAGGGTTGGCAATGTCACCACACTCCAATTTTAGGGTTGGGAATTATCTACGGACGTAAAATAAACTACCTAACTAAATGGAAACTTGGACAAATTAAAGTAAACtggaaattattttaaataacttGGGCAAGTATACCACCACTGTAATAAATTATAACAATAGATAtttgatggttgggcgaatttttgatggtagtaaatgcaggtaaggaatatagatcacgacacaaagaattacgtggttcgatttactgaggtaaatctacgtccacggggagaaaggagggcaagattgtattgcttgatctggtttacagcttacaaatacagacttgctatatgatcttttatgtctAGAGAGCCCCCTTTccttctgatctaagttctatttatacattgaactaagatcgtggcttgcatcaccaataactaggtcgtggcttacatcactgatggttgggcgaatttttgatggtagtaaatgcaggtaaggaatatagatcacgacacaaagaattacgtggttcgatttactgaggtaaatctacgtccacggggagaaaggagggcaagattgtattgcttgatctggtttacagcttacaaatacagacttgctatatgatcttttatgtctAGAGAGCCCCCTTTccttctgatctaagttctatttatacattgaactaagatcgtggcttgcatcaccaataactaggtcgtggcttacatcaccactaactaggtcgtggcttacatcaccactaagtatgtcgcggatgtcgtggaggtcatgagatcctgcatgggtccaccactaaatagatcgtgtagtggaggtcgtggaggttctgcatggatccactatctcccagttcggtcgaatactgagaccgaactgctgaactattgccgagcagcttttgccgatctgagagtagagcttgattggtcggcttttaccgagccgtaggctggggccgaactctttggtaatgccgaactgattggtcggcttttaccgagctgtaggctagggccgaactctttggtaatgccgaactgatactcttccttgggctttgggctgatgggccgtcactgctattgggcttgtttagtacgtaccccatcaatcaccactaactaggtcgtggcttacatcaccactaagtatgtcgcggatgtcgtggaggtcatgagatcctgcatgggtccaccactaaatagatcgtgtagtggaggtcgtggaggttctgcatggatccactatctcccagttcggtcgaatactgagaccgaactgctgaactattgccgagcagcttttgccgatctgagagtagagcttgattggtcggcttttaccgagccgtaggctggggccgaactctttggtaatgccgaactgattggtcggcttttaccgagctgtaggctagggccgactcttggtaatgccgaact comes from the Salvia splendens isolate huo1 unplaced genomic scaffold, SspV2 ctg233, whole genome shotgun sequence genome and includes:
- the LOC121789427 gene encoding receptor-like serine/threonine-protein kinase At4g25390, with protein sequence MPSRRLLSPPPASHHILPPLAGGLTAAFSCLLLLILCFRRISKKRTAPSASDTDSKKPPLRLSYSLLRRATSNFSPSLRLGQGGFGSVYRADFKQGYNFAKDSGFTLSHGAVKLMDSGSLQGEREFQNELLFSSKIDCKYVVSVVGFSSSPKKRRMLLVYELMESGSLQDCLFHKKSEELKNWDKRFMIALNIAKGLEYLHHYCDPPIIHGDIKPSNILLDASFNARIGDFGLARFKAEDNVIVEGEVKKEGSLVDDNGSVMEETESVITTTGFEEGSNAHNLVGADSTPESVIVRVEASPEAVSVVEMSLEMEAAPVVSPRTVAEMASPSNGLDKTSVSEGNFDRFSADSGGERSRWKKKKKKSVSGKDWWWKQDTGVDVESGKVKDYVMEWIGNEIKKERPKSDWIGGASSSSRVVGKMEKKKKKRRQLDWWVSLDDEKSVKKERRRPAREWWKEEYCEELERKKKKKKKKKQAQGSMSDDCYNESGWPRDDERYADGKKKRSRSRSRSRGSRGSMDWWLDGISGELWRARKNSFDSVSGEIPKSGGISSTPSMRGTVCYIAPEYGGGADVSEKCDVYSFGVLLLVLIAGRRPLQVTGSPMSEFQRANLLSWARHLARAGKLLDLVDKNIQSFNKDQALLCITVALLCLQKSPTRRPSMKDVVGILTGDLVSPQLPVEFSPSPPSRYPFKSQRKVR